In Salinisphaera sp. LB1, one genomic interval encodes:
- a CDS encoding ATP-binding cassette domain-containing protein, with amino-acid sequence MLLQLRELSLSYGVEVLLDRAELSIAAGERVALVGRNGTGKSTLMRIVAGELEPDQVKRESKPGLKISRLEQEVPAATHGSVYEVTAAGLGAAGEAVARFHDLAARLSAGEDVMDAFSRAQSDVEAHDGWTLAQQVEATLSRLQLDPDADFTALSGGQKRRVLLARALVSEPDLLLLDEPTNHLDIAAIAQLEEILMSWSGALLFITHDRAFLRNLATRIIDLDRGRLTSWPGDYDKFLEGKDKALADEEKANAEFDKRLAQEETWIRQGIKARRTRNEGRVRALKAMRAERAQRRERAGTANIVTQDAARSGKNVIVAEKVAYAWGDKPIVTNLTTTIQRGDKVGIIGPNGAGKTTLIRLLLGQLEPDAGTIKLGTNLDIAHFDQHRAALDDNISVLDNVAGGRSSVTINGQDRHIMSYMGDFLFSPKRARSPTHVLSGGERNRLLLAKLFTRPANLLVMDEPTNDLDVETLELLEERLTNFDGTLLLVSHDRDFLDNVVTSSLVMEGDGRVGDYVGGYSDYLRQRPADRAPAPAAGKPAATPQAKPKTESALSTAERKELRDLPSRIERLEKDLAEREAVFAEPGFYDRNEAEIKKATDAFARVETELEKALKRWETLEARQG; translated from the coding sequence ATGCTGCTGCAACTCCGCGAACTGTCGCTGTCCTACGGCGTCGAAGTCCTGCTCGATCGCGCCGAACTGTCCATCGCCGCCGGCGAGCGCGTCGCGCTGGTCGGGCGCAACGGCACCGGCAAGTCCACGCTCATGCGTATCGTCGCCGGTGAGCTCGAGCCGGATCAGGTCAAGCGCGAAAGCAAGCCGGGGCTGAAGATTTCGCGGCTGGAACAGGAAGTGCCGGCCGCGACCCACGGCAGCGTCTACGAGGTGACCGCCGCCGGGCTCGGCGCCGCCGGCGAGGCGGTCGCGCGTTTTCACGACCTGGCCGCGCGCCTGTCGGCCGGGGAAGACGTGATGGATGCGTTCTCCCGCGCCCAGAGTGATGTCGAGGCCCACGACGGCTGGACGCTGGCGCAACAGGTCGAAGCCACCCTGAGCCGCCTGCAGCTCGATCCGGATGCCGACTTCACGGCCCTGTCCGGCGGCCAGAAGCGCCGCGTGCTGCTGGCGCGCGCGCTGGTCTCCGAGCCCGACCTGCTGCTGCTCGACGAGCCGACCAACCATCTCGACATCGCCGCCATCGCGCAGCTCGAAGAGATCCTGATGTCGTGGTCCGGCGCGCTGTTGTTCATCACCCATGACCGCGCCTTCCTGCGCAATCTGGCCACGCGCATCATCGATCTCGATCGCGGCCGGCTGACGTCATGGCCCGGCGACTACGACAAGTTCCTGGAAGGCAAGGACAAGGCACTCGCCGACGAAGAAAAAGCCAACGCCGAGTTCGACAAGCGCCTGGCCCAGGAGGAAACCTGGATTCGCCAGGGCATCAAGGCCCGCCGGACCCGCAACGAAGGCCGTGTGCGCGCGCTGAAAGCCATGCGCGCCGAACGGGCCCAGCGGCGCGAGCGCGCCGGCACGGCCAATATCGTGACCCAGGACGCCGCCCGTTCCGGCAAGAACGTGATCGTGGCGGAAAAAGTCGCCTATGCCTGGGGCGACAAGCCGATCGTGACCAACCTGACCACCACCATCCAGCGCGGCGACAAGGTCGGCATCATCGGCCCGAACGGGGCCGGCAAGACCACGCTGATCCGCCTGCTGCTCGGCCAGCTCGAGCCGGATGCCGGCACCATCAAGCTCGGCACCAATCTCGATATCGCCCACTTCGACCAGCACCGGGCCGCGCTGGACGACAACATCAGCGTGCTCGACAACGTCGCCGGCGGACGCTCGTCGGTGACGATCAACGGCCAGGACCGCCACATCATGAGTTACATGGGCGATTTCCTGTTCTCGCCCAAGCGGGCGCGCAGCCCGACGCATGTGCTGTCCGGCGGCGAGCGCAACCGTCTGCTGCTGGCCAAGCTGTTCACCCGCCCGGCCAACCTGCTGGTGATGGACGAGCCGACCAACGACCTCGACGTGGAAACGCTGGAGCTGCTCGAGGAGCGGCTGACCAACTTCGACGGCACCCTGCTGTTGGTCTCGCACGACCGTGATTTTCTCGACAATGTGGTGACCAGTTCGCTGGTGATGGAAGGCGACGGCCGCGTCGGTGATTACGTCGGCGGCTATTCGGATTATCTGCGCCAGCGCCCGGCCGATCGGGCACCGGCGCCCGCGGCGGGCAAACCCGCCGCGACGCCGCAAGCGAAACCGAAGACCGAATCGGCGCTGTCCACCGCCGAGCGCAAGGAATTGCGCGACCTGCCCAGCCGGATCGAAAGACTCGAGAAGGATCTGGCGGAACGCGAAGCGGTTTTCGCCGAGCCCGGTTTCTACGACCGCAACGAGGCCGAGATCAAGAAAGCCACCGATGCCTTCGCCCGGGTCGAAACCGAACTGGAAAAAGCATTGAAACGCTGGGAGACGCTCGAGGCCCGACAGGGCTGA
- a CDS encoding DNA recombination protein RmuC, with translation MEVLAGQNKSSVIVRVLLSLHAPRSNDDLSADERRTTQIEDGRFKGVRIVPRWLRPTWAASSPVYALLRPFPSGRFGPLPAARSNGIGLNFGEVPRHRSLAIARFRIDRLSKIEWRGNHMTDGAWLTLTIAFLVGAALGGLIALLAARANRAGLASKFEALERDYAARGASLEKAHAELASARSENARLAERIEAEQRHAKDKLATLTEAREQMAHQFKTLSQEILDEKAKAFNESSKASLEPLINPLREHIGRFEKQVKEAYDVENRQRSALAQQIRMLEESNKAIAEDATNLTKALRGESKTQGNWGEMILETVLERSGLEKGVQYETQFHSTTEEGKRQLPDAVVHLPESRSLVIDSKVSLTAYLRVQEAEDENARRTALAEHIASVRRHLKQLSEKKYQGIDAIRTLDYVFMFVPSEAAYVEALRGDFGLQREALDANIALVSPTTLMPMLRAVENLWRLDKQEKNAEAIADRAGALYDKFVGFIGDLDKVSRNLETVNKSFADARNKLTDGRGNLVRQAEMLRAMGANTSKQAPKAWREAGQLGADRAAAEADDPDAALDRLEADEAISDDETTGAKS, from the coding sequence ATGGAGGTATTAGCGGGACAGAATAAATCGAGCGTTATTGTACGCGTCCTGCTGTCGTTACATGCTCCGCGCAGTAACGACGATTTATCCGCAGATGAACGCAGAACTACGCAGATCGAAGACGGACGATTCAAGGGCGTGCGTATCGTGCCGCGATGGCTCAGGCCAACGTGGGCTGCTTCCTCGCCTGTTTATGCTCTGCTTCGTCCTTTCCCGTCGGGGCGCTTCGGACCGCTACCGGCGGCCCGTTCAAACGGAATCGGCCTCAACTTCGGGGAAGTCCCGCGGCATCGCAGTCTGGCGATCGCGCGGTTTAGAATCGACCGATTATCCAAGATCGAATGGCGTGGAAATCACATGACCGATGGCGCCTGGCTTACGCTGACGATTGCTTTTCTGGTTGGCGCCGCACTTGGCGGGCTGATAGCCCTGCTGGCGGCACGCGCAAACCGTGCGGGGCTGGCTTCGAAGTTCGAGGCGCTCGAACGCGATTATGCGGCACGCGGCGCCTCGCTGGAAAAAGCCCATGCCGAACTGGCGAGTGCGCGTAGCGAGAATGCGCGTCTCGCCGAACGGATCGAGGCCGAGCAGCGTCACGCCAAGGACAAGCTGGCCACACTGACCGAAGCGCGCGAGCAGATGGCGCACCAGTTCAAAACACTCTCGCAGGAGATCCTCGACGAAAAGGCCAAGGCCTTCAACGAATCCAGCAAGGCCAGCCTGGAGCCGTTGATCAATCCGCTGCGCGAGCACATCGGTCGCTTCGAGAAACAGGTGAAGGAAGCCTATGACGTCGAGAACCGGCAGCGTTCCGCGCTCGCGCAGCAGATCAGGATGCTGGAAGAGTCGAACAAGGCGATCGCCGAGGATGCGACCAATCTGACCAAGGCGCTGCGCGGCGAGTCCAAGACCCAGGGCAATTGGGGCGAGATGATCCTGGAAACCGTGCTGGAGCGCTCCGGGCTGGAAAAAGGTGTGCAGTACGAGACGCAGTTTCATAGCACCACCGAAGAGGGCAAACGCCAGTTGCCGGATGCGGTGGTGCATCTGCCGGAGTCGCGCTCGCTCGTGATCGACTCCAAGGTCTCGCTCACGGCCTATCTTCGGGTGCAGGAAGCCGAGGATGAAAACGCGCGCCGGACCGCACTGGCCGAGCATATCGCCTCCGTGCGGCGCCATCTCAAGCAGTTGTCGGAAAAAAAGTATCAAGGCATCGACGCGATTCGGACACTGGATTACGTGTTCATGTTCGTGCCGTCGGAGGCGGCCTATGTCGAGGCGCTGCGCGGCGATTTCGGTCTCCAGCGCGAAGCGCTCGATGCCAACATCGCACTGGTGTCGCCGACCACGCTCATGCCGATGCTGCGCGCGGTGGAAAATCTGTGGCGGCTGGACAAGCAGGAGAAGAACGCCGAGGCCATTGCCGATCGCGCGGGCGCGCTGTACGACAAGTTCGTCGGTTTCATCGGCGATCTGGACAAGGTCTCGCGCAATCTGGAGACGGTGAACAAGTCGTTTGCCGATGCCCGCAACAAGCTCACCGACGGGCGCGGCAACCTCGTTCGCCAGGCGGAGATGCTGCGGGCGATGGGCGCCAACACCTCGAAACAGGCGCCCAAGGCCTGGCGCGAAGCCGGCCAGCTCGGCGCCGACCGGGCGGCCGCGGAGGCGGACGATCCCGATGCCGCGCTGGATCGGCTCGAGGCGGATGAGGCGATCAGCGACGACGAAACCACGGGAGCCAAGTCATGA
- the moeB gene encoding molybdopterin-synthase adenylyltransferase MoeB, whose product MSPSIRERLAALRESMPPIDPGEADRLRAAGAWLVDIREADEIAQGTPVGARPLGRGFLEMRLESEGAAADDTILLLCASGSRSLLAAEQLRQLGYTDVRSVAGGFDAWKDAGLAFETPAMLDAGDRARYARQLTLPEVGEAGQSKLRDARVLVIGAGGLGSPAALYLAAAGVGHLAIVDHDTVDRSNLHRQTLHRDASVGQPKVRSAHATLTALNPAIEIAPVQARVSADNAAELVAGYDLVIDGSDNFAARYAINDACVAAGIALVYGAVERFNGQVGVFPAGGRPCYRCLFAEAPPAGSAPTCAEAGVIGAVPGLVGTLQALEAIKLLVGMADTLSGKLLSLDVRTQRWRTMSLPANPRCPVCAG is encoded by the coding sequence ATGAGTCCATCCATCCGCGAACGACTCGCCGCCCTGCGCGAATCCATGCCGCCGATCGACCCGGGCGAGGCCGATCGTCTGCGTGCGGCCGGCGCCTGGCTGGTCGATATTCGCGAAGCCGATGAGATCGCGCAGGGCACGCCGGTGGGCGCCAGGCCGCTCGGGCGTGGTTTTCTGGAAATGCGGCTGGAATCCGAGGGCGCGGCGGCCGACGACACGATCCTGTTGCTGTGCGCTTCCGGCTCGCGTTCGTTGCTGGCCGCCGAGCAACTGCGTCAGCTCGGTTATACCGACGTGCGCTCGGTGGCGGGCGGCTTCGATGCCTGGAAGGATGCCGGCTTGGCCTTCGAGACGCCGGCCATGCTCGATGCCGGCGATCGCGCGCGTTACGCACGCCAGCTCACCTTGCCCGAGGTCGGCGAGGCCGGGCAGTCGAAGCTGCGCGATGCCCGGGTGCTGGTGATCGGCGCTGGCGGGCTGGGCAGCCCGGCCGCGTTGTATCTGGCCGCGGCCGGGGTGGGGCATCTGGCGATCGTCGATCACGACACGGTCGATCGCTCCAACCTGCATCGCCAGACCTTGCATCGGGATGCCAGCGTCGGCCAGCCCAAGGTGCGTTCGGCGCATGCCACGCTCACCGCGCTCAATCCGGCGATCGAGATCGCGCCCGTTCAGGCACGGGTTTCGGCCGATAACGCGGCGGAACTGGTGGCGGGCTATGATCTGGTGATCGACGGCTCGGACAATTTCGCCGCGCGCTATGCGATCAACGACGCCTGCGTGGCCGCGGGCATCGCGCTGGTCTACGGCGCGGTCGAGCGCTTCAATGGTCAGGTCGGGGTGTTCCCGGCCGGTGGACGCCCCTGTTATCGCTGCCTGTTCGCCGAGGCACCCCCGGCCGGCAGCGCGCCGACCTGTGCCGAGGCCGGCGTGATCGGCGCGGTGCCCGGCCTCGTGGGCACGCTGCAGGCACTGGAAGCGATCAAGTTATTGGTCGGCATGGCCGATACGCTGTCCGGCAAGCTGCTGTCGCTGGATGTGCGAACACAGCGTTGGCGCACGATGTCGCTGCCGGCCAATCCCCGCTGCCCGGTTTGTGCGGGCTGA
- a CDS encoding carbon starvation protein A has product MPAFYLIVITLGAFYLGYRFYSRYLAERVYALDPNFKTPSHEFSDGVDFVPTNKHILLGHHFTAVAGAAPIVGPAIAVYWGWLPAIAWVILGTIFGAGVHDFGAIVTSARNRGQNIGTLSGKVISARASTLFLLIIFFLLTLVNAVFGVVMAILFEAHPGSVIPAVIVIPIAMCIGQWVYRMKGAVLIPSIIGLILLYAAIPIGQMYPIHVDGLAHLVGLSVRTTWVILIFAYTWFASRLPVWLLLQPRDYINGQQLLVALAVIFAGVIVGWDQITAPAVNHVAEGTRQWFPYLFITIACGAISGFHSLVASGTTSKQIDKETDARYIGYCGALGEGSLALAAILACTAGLGSAADWNTAYSSFGAASGGALGHFVNGVGHFLANLGIDAQLGASFAVVVVVTFAGTTMDTGVRLQRYILEEIAELAGFRALVGKTTILTTLAVLIPLALALVPGGNGAGGKGFAFGQLWTLFGTTNQLTAGLALSVISVWVMSRNRNPLAAIVPLTFLLFMTSWALVLNLVSFLKEGSWMLLIMDAGIAVLTAWLIVEAVTALNRQRGERRAEVPSEA; this is encoded by the coding sequence ATGCCGGCTTTCTATTTGATCGTGATAACGCTGGGGGCCTTTTACCTGGGCTACCGGTTCTACTCCCGCTATCTGGCCGAGCGCGTCTATGCGCTCGACCCGAACTTCAAGACCCCGTCGCACGAGTTTTCGGACGGGGTCGATTTCGTACCGACCAACAAACACATCCTGCTGGGCCACCACTTCACGGCGGTGGCCGGGGCGGCCCCGATCGTCGGGCCGGCGATTGCGGTCTACTGGGGCTGGCTGCCGGCGATCGCCTGGGTGATTCTGGGCACGATATTCGGCGCCGGCGTGCACGATTTCGGCGCCATCGTTACTTCCGCGCGCAACCGCGGCCAGAATATCGGCACATTGTCCGGCAAGGTCATCAGCGCGCGCGCCAGCACGCTGTTCCTGCTGATCATCTTCTTCCTGCTGACGCTGGTGAACGCGGTGTTCGGCGTGGTCATGGCGATCCTGTTCGAAGCACACCCGGGCTCGGTGATCCCGGCCGTGATCGTGATCCCGATCGCGATGTGCATCGGCCAGTGGGTGTATCGCATGAAGGGCGCGGTGCTCATTCCGTCGATTATCGGGCTAATTCTGTTGTATGCGGCGATCCCGATCGGCCAGATGTACCCGATTCATGTCGACGGCCTGGCTCACCTGGTGGGGCTGTCGGTGCGCACGACCTGGGTAATCCTGATTTTCGCCTACACCTGGTTCGCCTCGCGCCTGCCGGTGTGGTTGCTGCTGCAGCCGCGCGACTACATCAACGGTCAGCAGCTGCTGGTCGCGCTCGCGGTGATCTTCGCCGGCGTGATCGTCGGTTGGGACCAGATCACGGCGCCGGCGGTGAACCACGTGGCCGAGGGCACCAGGCAGTGGTTCCCGTATCTGTTCATCACCATCGCCTGCGGGGCGATCTCGGGCTTCCATAGTCTGGTGGCCTCCGGCACCACGTCCAAACAGATCGACAAGGAAACCGATGCCCGCTACATCGGCTACTGCGGGGCGCTGGGCGAGGGTTCGCTGGCACTGGCCGCGATCCTGGCCTGCACCGCCGGGCTGGGTTCGGCGGCAGACTGGAACACGGCCTATTCCAGCTTCGGTGCGGCGTCAGGCGGGGCGCTCGGGCATTTCGTCAACGGTGTGGGTCATTTTCTGGCCAATCTCGGCATCGATGCCCAGCTGGGCGCTTCGTTTGCCGTGGTCGTGGTGGTGACCTTCGCCGGTACGACCATGGATACCGGCGTGCGCCTGCAGCGCTACATTCTGGAAGAGATCGCCGAACTGGCCGGCTTTCGGGCCCTGGTTGGCAAGACCACCATCCTGACCACGCTGGCCGTGCTGATTCCGTTGGCGCTGGCCCTGGTGCCGGGAGGCAACGGTGCCGGCGGTAAGGGCTTTGCCTTCGGCCAGCTCTGGACACTGTTCGGCACCACCAACCAGCTCACGGCGGGGCTGGCCCTGTCGGTAATCAGCGTCTGGGTGATGTCGCGCAATCGCAATCCGCTGGCTGCGATCGTGCCGCTGACCTTCCTGCTGTTCATGACCAGCTGGGCGCTGGTGCTCAACCTCGTGTCCTTTCTCAAGGAAGGCAGCTGGATGTTGTTGATCATGGATGCCGGGATCGCGGTACTCACCGCCTGGCTCATCGTGGAAGCGGTCACCGCGCTCAATCGCCAGCGTGGCGAGCGTCGTGCCGAGGTGCCCAGCGAGGCATGA
- a CDS encoding cory-CC-star protein — protein MADDKSLWRRINDYHDQLFVAPWRASIAREARKEEDVLVALLFLEALGIPGPADYFALELYPDLIEAFHRWHQRMGMETFPEAGVCC, from the coding sequence ATGGCGGACGACAAGAGTCTCTGGCGCCGCATCAACGATTATCACGACCAGCTGTTCGTAGCCCCCTGGCGGGCGAGCATCGCGCGCGAGGCGCGCAAGGAAGAAGACGTGCTCGTGGCGCTGTTGTTCCTGGAAGCGCTGGGTATTCCCGGCCCTGCCGACTACTTCGCGCTGGAGCTGTACCCGGATCTGATCGAGGCGTTTCATCGCTGGCACCAGCGTATGGGCATGGAGACATTCCCCGAAGCCGGGGTCTGCTGCTGA
- a CDS encoding ArsA family ATPase, translated as MAHSHAHDEPTRFFLFGGKGGVGKTTLAAAHALRLAAAGERTLLVSTDPAHSVSDLLGTKLGDAPTVAGDHLWAMEIDPTADAERYVDSIREDAREAVSKAVLPALDRHLKLAVQAPGTAESALFDRFTRLMDAAPGDYDRIVFDTAPTGHTLRLLTLPSMLGAWVEGLAGQRAKVNRLQGMWRSMAGVSEPDRDDRVLSRLRQRAERFARARQRLHREAVFHPVLLAERLPIEETVRLIAQLEESDIPVGELFVNRLWPAGTDSAFVAERVAQQNEYLDEIRERFASYALIEVAQSARDIVGREQLEQLAGQLPGPNIAP; from the coding sequence ATGGCGCACAGTCACGCGCACGACGAACCCACGCGCTTCTTTCTGTTCGGCGGCAAGGGCGGGGTCGGCAAGACCACGTTGGCGGCAGCGCATGCGCTGCGCCTGGCTGCGGCCGGCGAGCGCACACTGCTGGTCTCCACCGATCCGGCCCATTCGGTGTCGGATCTGCTGGGCACGAAGCTGGGCGACGCGCCCACGGTTGCTGGCGACCATCTCTGGGCCATGGAGATCGACCCGACCGCCGACGCCGAGCGCTATGTGGATTCGATTCGCGAGGACGCGCGTGAGGCGGTCTCCAAAGCCGTGCTGCCGGCTCTGGATCGCCATCTCAAGCTCGCGGTGCAGGCACCGGGTACTGCGGAGTCGGCACTGTTCGATCGCTTCACTCGCCTGATGGATGCCGCGCCCGGCGATTACGACCGCATCGTGTTCGATACCGCGCCCACCGGGCACACGCTGCGGCTGCTCACCCTGCCGTCCATGCTGGGCGCCTGGGTCGAAGGGCTGGCCGGTCAGCGGGCCAAGGTGAACCGGCTGCAGGGCATGTGGCGGTCGATGGCCGGTGTGTCGGAGCCGGATCGCGACGATCGCGTGCTGTCGCGCCTGCGCCAGCGCGCCGAGCGGTTCGCGCGGGCACGCCAGCGTCTACATCGCGAGGCCGTGTTTCATCCCGTGTTACTGGCCGAGCGTCTGCCGATCGAGGAAACCGTGCGCCTCATCGCCCAGCTCGAAGAGTCGGACATTCCGGTCGGCGAACTGTTCGTCAATCGACTCTGGCCGGCGGGTACCGACAGCGCCTTCGTCGCCGAACGGGTGGCGCAGCAGAACGAATACCTGGACGAGATCCGCGAACGTTTCGCCTCGTACGCCTTGATCGAAGTAGCCCAGAGCGCTCGCGATATCGTGGGCCGGGAACAGCTGGAACAACTGGCGGGCCAGCTGCCGGGGCCGAACATCGCGCCGTGA
- a CDS encoding TIGR01777 family oxidoreductase, whose product MNNVLITGGTGFIGRHLVTDLLADGWTVEVLTRDAAKARRVLPASVVPVESLAQASEPRAVINLAGENLAAGRWTEARKRKMRESRLSVTRDIVDFIGRCHTKPDVLISGSAVGFYGARGDDVLDESDPAGNEFQSQLCADWEAAAARARDQYGVRVCFVRTGIVLGKNEGALAQMITPFKFGLGGHFGSGRQYMPWIHVRDEVGAIRFLMRETSCQGAYNLTAPNPVTNRVFTRTLARVLHRPSFAWVPGPALKAMVGEMAHLLLTGQRAVPRALESAGYVFEYRELEAALNDLVGR is encoded by the coding sequence ATGAACAACGTACTCATCACCGGCGGCACCGGCTTCATCGGCCGGCACCTGGTTACTGATCTTCTGGCCGACGGCTGGACGGTGGAAGTGTTGACGCGCGATGCGGCCAAAGCACGACGCGTGCTGCCCGCCAGCGTCGTGCCGGTCGAATCGCTGGCGCAGGCGAGCGAGCCGCGCGCGGTGATCAACCTCGCCGGTGAGAATCTGGCCGCAGGGCGCTGGACCGAGGCGCGCAAGCGCAAGATGCGCGAAAGCCGGCTTTCAGTGACGCGGGATATCGTGGATTTCATCGGCCGATGCCACACAAAGCCCGATGTGCTGATCAGCGGCTCCGCGGTCGGGTTTTACGGTGCGCGTGGCGATGACGTGCTGGACGAAAGCGATCCGGCGGGCAACGAGTTCCAGTCTCAACTCTGTGCTGACTGGGAAGCCGCAGCCGCGCGGGCGCGCGATCAATACGGCGTACGCGTCTGCTTCGTCCGTACCGGGATCGTGCTTGGGAAGAACGAGGGCGCGCTGGCGCAGATGATCACGCCGTTCAAGTTCGGCCTGGGCGGGCATTTCGGCAGCGGCCGCCAGTACATGCCCTGGATTCACGTCCGCGACGAGGTCGGCGCGATTCGCTTTCTGATGCGCGAGACGAGCTGCCAGGGCGCCTACAATCTGACGGCGCCGAACCCGGTGACCAATCGCGTTTTCACGCGGACGTTGGCGCGTGTTCTGCACCGGCCCTCGTTTGCCTGGGTGCCGGGCCCGGCGTTGAAAGCGATGGTCGGCGAAATGGCGCATCTGCTGCTGACCGGCCAGCGGGCGGTGCCGCGCGCGTTGGAATCCGCCGGCTACGTGTTCGAGTATCGCGAACTCGAGGCGGCCTTGAATGATCTCGTGGGGCGCTGA
- a CDS encoding FAD-binding oxidoreductase, with protein sequence MRETLISALAEVVGAEQVIVEEEAAARYLTEWRGAFEPQAAAIVRPADVDEVARIVTVAARFDAAIVPQSGNTGTVGGSAADDPRRQVILSLERLDRIRDIDADNATMTVEAGCTLADAQRAAEAAGFYLPIQLASSERCRIGGNLATNAGGLNVVHYGNTRDRVLGLEVVLADGRVWDNLTGLRKDNSGYDLNDVFVGSEGTLGIMTAAVLELADPPRQRAVAFCALADVAAGVRLAARLRRDTGQHVVGCELISAQALDLACDYSADCRVPFATRADWYLLVEVAISAAGDWLAATCEDALRQATAAGDIVDHVVGETPGAMADLWRLRTSIPPAQTAAGASIKHDISLPVSQLPAFIADMTPRLHAAVPDIRPCIFGHVGDGNLHFNLTRPLAMDDAEFRRYEADLHGLVHDRVAAMRGSIAAEHGVGRLKVDEIVRLKPAVEIDMLRALKTALDPHNRLNPGAVVRI encoded by the coding sequence ATGCGTGAAACATTGATCTCGGCGCTGGCCGAGGTGGTCGGCGCCGAGCAGGTCATCGTTGAAGAGGAGGCCGCCGCGCGCTATCTCACCGAATGGCGCGGCGCGTTCGAGCCGCAGGCTGCGGCGATCGTGCGCCCGGCCGATGTCGACGAAGTGGCGCGCATCGTGACCGTGGCCGCGCGCTTCGACGCCGCGATTGTGCCGCAGTCCGGCAATACCGGCACGGTCGGCGGATCCGCGGCGGACGATCCGCGACGGCAGGTGATTCTCAGCCTCGAGCGTCTGGATCGTATTCGCGATATCGATGCCGACAACGCGACGATGACGGTCGAAGCGGGTTGCACGCTGGCGGATGCGCAGCGTGCCGCGGAGGCCGCCGGCTTCTATCTGCCGATTCAACTCGCGTCGAGCGAGCGCTGTCGTATCGGTGGCAATCTCGCGACCAACGCCGGCGGGCTCAATGTCGTGCACTACGGCAACACGCGCGATCGCGTGCTGGGGCTGGAAGTCGTGCTGGCGGACGGGCGCGTCTGGGACAATCTCACCGGGCTGCGCAAGGACAACAGCGGTTATGATCTGAACGACGTGTTCGTCGGCTCCGAAGGCACGCTCGGCATCATGACAGCCGCCGTGCTGGAACTGGCGGACCCGCCGCGGCAACGTGCCGTTGCCTTCTGCGCGCTGGCGGATGTGGCCGCGGGCGTGCGTCTGGCCGCTCGCCTGCGTCGCGATACCGGCCAGCATGTCGTCGGCTGCGAGCTGATCTCGGCCCAGGCGCTCGATCTGGCCTGTGATTATTCGGCCGATTGCCGTGTGCCGTTTGCCACACGCGCCGACTGGTATCTGCTGGTCGAGGTCGCTATCTCGGCTGCTGGCGACTGGCTCGCTGCGACCTGTGAAGACGCGCTGCGACAGGCCACGGCGGCAGGGGATATCGTCGATCATGTAGTCGGCGAGACGCCCGGGGCGATGGCGGATCTATGGCGCTTGCGTACGTCGATTCCGCCGGCCCAGACCGCGGCCGGGGCCTCGATCAAGCATGATATTTCGCTGCCGGTGTCGCAATTGCCGGCGTTCATTGCCGACATGACACCGCGACTGCATGCCGCGGTACCGGATATCCGGCCCTGCATCTTCGGCCATGTGGGCGACGGCAATCTGCACTTCAATCTGACGCGGCCGCTGGCGATGGACGACGCCGAGTTCCGGCGCTATGAAGCCGACCTGCATGGCCTGGTTCACGATCGGGTGGCCGCCATGCGGGGCTCCATCGCCGCCGAGCACGGGGTGGGGCGGTTGAAGGTCGACGAGATCGTGCGTCTCAAGCCGGCGGTCGAAATCGACATGCTGCGCGCGCTCAAGACCGCGCTCGACCCACACAATCGGCTCAACCCGGGGGCGGTCGTTCGAATCTGA